Proteins co-encoded in one Acidisarcina sp. genomic window:
- a CDS encoding FAD-dependent thymidylate synthase, with translation MAETETTTHAPLPAADPAAEARNQTEVFAVLGADPEVLAYAMAKYSRSALSMKDSLREISSQRAEQFLNTFYFQYGHRSIADLAHVAFAIERLSLAAAIVLVDEQRWDGQERSTRYQNFSKSGWYLPEFGDADQSRQLYKETIGALFREYHATAESMFVFLREKTPRPEEMKQDAFERTLRARAFDVARYLLPLATNTSLGQIVNARTLEGQISRLLSHPAAEIRELGAKLKEAAAGAAWNVQHEPCAALQAEIARLDPALGAKTADLLLREMKTSPTLVKYAAPNNYAIDTRRDLAEAAAALMKKEPIAVAPVVDLVEPTESLEVELATTLLYGVCHYPYRQVRERVAALTAAQQEEIVDMGLRRRGRHDELLREFSSGQSLRFDILMDIGGFRDMHRHRKCTQILQPFTSAHGFETPDSVTEAGLRRPFEAAMSGAHAAYAKIAHSEAPEAAQAATYVLPLGTRNRALFKMDFAEAVYIAELRSTPQGHFSYRRVAWEMYQAVAQQHPTLAKYFRIEDIHAPVDLLKR, from the coding sequence ATGGCAGAAACAGAAACCACTACTCACGCCCCTCTCCCCGCTGCAGACCCGGCAGCCGAGGCTCGGAATCAGACTGAAGTATTCGCCGTATTGGGCGCAGATCCCGAGGTGCTGGCGTATGCCATGGCGAAGTATTCGCGCTCGGCGCTCTCCATGAAGGACTCGCTGCGCGAGATCAGCAGCCAGCGTGCGGAGCAGTTTCTGAACACGTTCTACTTCCAGTATGGCCATCGCTCGATTGCGGACCTGGCCCACGTGGCTTTTGCCATTGAGAGGCTATCGCTGGCCGCCGCCATTGTTCTGGTGGATGAGCAGCGCTGGGACGGGCAGGAGCGCTCGACGCGCTATCAGAACTTCTCGAAGAGCGGGTGGTATCTGCCGGAGTTTGGCGATGCTGACCAGTCGCGGCAGCTTTACAAGGAGACGATAGGCGCGCTCTTCCGCGAGTACCATGCGACGGCGGAGTCCATGTTCGTCTTTCTGCGGGAGAAGACACCCCGGCCGGAGGAGATGAAGCAGGACGCATTTGAGCGTACGCTGCGGGCCCGGGCCTTTGACGTGGCGCGCTACCTGTTGCCGCTGGCAACCAATACGTCTCTGGGGCAGATTGTGAATGCCCGCACGCTGGAGGGCCAGATTTCCCGGCTGCTGTCGCATCCCGCGGCGGAGATTCGCGAGTTGGGCGCGAAGCTGAAAGAGGCTGCCGCCGGAGCTGCCTGGAATGTGCAGCATGAGCCGTGCGCCGCGCTGCAGGCGGAGATCGCCCGGCTCGATCCCGCCCTGGGAGCAAAGACGGCAGACCTGTTGCTGCGGGAGATGAAGACTTCGCCGACCCTGGTGAAGTATGCCGCGCCGAACAACTACGCCATCGATACCCGGCGCGACCTTGCCGAGGCGGCGGCCGCCCTGATGAAGAAGGAGCCGATCGCGGTGGCTCCGGTGGTGGATCTGGTGGAGCCGACGGAGTCGCTGGAGGTGGAGCTGGCCACGACTCTGCTCTATGGGGTTTGCCATTATCCCTACCGCCAGGTGCGCGAGCGCGTTGCGGCGTTGACCGCCGCCCAACAGGAAGAGATTGTCGATATGGGATTGCGGCGCCGCGGCAGGCATGACGAGCTGCTGCGCGAATTTTCCTCCGGCCAGTCCCTGCGCTTCGACATCCTGATGGATATCGGCGGCTTCCGGGACATGCACCGGCATCGCAAGTGCACGCAGATCCTGCAGCCGTTTACCAGCGCGCACGGATTTGAAACGCCGGATAGCGTGACGGAGGCGGGGTTGCGCCGACCCTTTGAAGCGGCGATGTCCGGCGCCCATGCGGCCTACGCGAAGATTGCCCATTCCGAGGCTCCCGAGGCGGCACAGGCGGCGACGTATGTATTGCCCCTGGGCACGCGCAACCGCGCGCTCTTCAAGATGGACTTCGCCGAGGCGGTGTATATCGCGGAGTTAAGGTCGACGCCACAAGGGCATTTTTCCTATCGGCGGGTGGCCTGGGAGATGTATCAGGCGGTCGCGCAACAGCACCCCACGCTGGCGAAGTACTTTCGGATTGAGGACATCCACGCCCCGGTTGATTTGCTGAAGCGCTAA
- a CDS encoding DUF2071 domain-containing protein, translating into MSQRWNDLLFAHWPVPPEQLAPLIPPQLVVDTYDGEAWVGVVPFWIDRIELRGMPQVPGIDHFPELNLRTYVRERDTNSYGVFFFSLDAANALAVAMARALFHLPYYWARIKIEPQEDRSFLYKSERLLSPHPVRFQARYRGLGPTLPQSCPGTIEYFLTERYCLYTTNRHGELLRGNIHHSTWLLEKAEAEIRINDLPAAHGIRLPDTAPLLHYSREMAVYIWTLELAYAMAAGARAPLSAAEPL; encoded by the coding sequence ATGAGCCAGCGCTGGAACGATCTGCTGTTTGCTCACTGGCCAGTGCCCCCCGAGCAGCTTGCTCCCCTCATTCCGCCGCAGTTGGTGGTGGACACCTACGACGGAGAGGCATGGGTGGGCGTAGTCCCCTTCTGGATCGACCGCATCGAGCTTCGCGGAATGCCGCAGGTCCCCGGAATCGACCACTTTCCGGAGCTGAACCTGAGAACCTATGTGCGCGAGCGCGACACGAATTCCTATGGAGTCTTCTTCTTCTCGCTCGACGCCGCAAACGCCCTCGCTGTCGCCATGGCACGCGCTCTCTTTCACCTGCCCTATTACTGGGCGCGCATCAAGATCGAGCCGCAGGAAGACCGCAGCTTCCTCTACAAGAGCGAGCGATTGCTCTCTCCCCATCCGGTGCGATTCCAGGCCAGATATCGAGGACTGGGGCCCACCCTGCCACAAAGCTGCCCCGGCACCATCGAGTATTTCCTCACCGAGCGATACTGTCTCTACACAACAAATCGCCACGGCGAACTGCTGCGCGGCAACATTCACCACAGCACATGGCTTCTTGAAAAAGCCGAGGCGGAGATCCGAATCAACGATCTGCCTGCCGCTCACGGCATCCGCCTGCCCGATACCGCTCCTCTCCTCCACTACTCGCGCGAAATGGCGGTCTACATCTGGACGCTGGAGCTGGCCTATGCCATGGCGGCCGGCGCCCGCGCTCCGCTCTCGGCAGCCGAACCTCTATAA
- the fabG gene encoding 3-oxoacyl-[acyl-carrier-protein] reductase, with protein MASLEGKTALITGASQGIGRACALQLAKTGARIALAARNQAKLEEVAAEIAAAGGTAGIFPLDIASEESIKSTAKAVIAQFGAVEILVNNAGITRDGLMMRMKRSDWDDVLNTNLTGTFLLTQAVMSSMLKARWGRIINISSVVARSGQAGQTNYAASKAGLIGLTRSIARELASRSITVNAVAPGYIETAMTAVLDDKQREAMMSQIPLGRAGTDADIAHAVAFLASPEAGYITGHVLDVNGGMYMA; from the coding sequence ATGGCATCACTGGAAGGGAAAACCGCCCTCATCACCGGAGCGTCCCAGGGCATCGGCCGCGCCTGTGCGCTGCAATTGGCAAAGACAGGAGCCCGCATCGCTCTGGCGGCGCGCAACCAGGCAAAGCTCGAAGAGGTCGCCGCGGAGATCGCCGCCGCGGGCGGCACCGCCGGGATCTTTCCCCTGGACATCGCCAGCGAAGAGTCCATTAAATCCACCGCCAAAGCGGTGATCGCGCAGTTTGGAGCGGTGGAGATTCTGGTGAACAACGCCGGCATCACCCGCGATGGCCTGATGATGCGCATGAAGCGCAGCGATTGGGACGACGTCCTCAACACGAACCTCACCGGAACCTTCCTGCTCACCCAGGCCGTCATGAGCTCGATGCTCAAGGCCCGCTGGGGAAGGATCATTAACATTTCCAGTGTGGTGGCGCGCAGCGGACAGGCAGGACAGACGAACTACGCCGCCAGCAAAGCCGGATTGATCGGTCTTACCCGGTCGATCGCCCGCGAACTGGCCTCACGCAGCATTACCGTCAACGCCGTTGCCCCGGGATACATTGAAACCGCCATGACCGCTGTGCTCGACGACAAGCAGCGCGAAGCCATGATGTCCCAGATTCCCCTGGGACGCGCCGGCACCGACGCCGATATCGCCCACGCCGTCGCCTTCCTTGCCTCACCGGAAGCGGGATATATCACCGGCCACGTCCTCGACGTGAACGGCGGCATGTACATGGCCTAG
- a CDS encoding NAD-binding protein: protein MKSFRPYFDAMGSNIFFYGENPGNSQVAKLVNNMILGIPVNAVAEGLKLSNYYKLPQEELFNLLKVSTGDSWVVRNWKDVSEWTAETALSVLLKDLKATYNEGLQHNVALPFNALSSTQLFNSMGKEKPEAK, encoded by the coding sequence GTGAAATCTTTTAGACCATACTTTGACGCGATGGGATCCAATATCTTCTTCTATGGCGAGAACCCAGGAAACAGTCAGGTAGCGAAGTTAGTCAACAATATGATTCTGGGTATCCCCGTGAACGCTGTGGCTGAAGGGTTGAAATTATCGAATTACTACAAGTTACCTCAAGAAGAGCTATTCAACCTCTTAAAAGTGAGTACAGGTGATAGCTGGGTAGTTAGAAATTGGAAAGATGTTTCAGAATGGACAGCAGAAACTGCCTTGTCTGTTTTACTGAAAGACCTAAAAGCGACTTACAACGAAGGGCTTCAACACAATGTAGCTTTACCCTTCAATGCCCTATCCTCCACACAGTTATTTAATTCCATGGGAAAAGAAAAACCCGAAGCTAAATAA
- a CDS encoding HDOD domain-containing protein, which translates to MLQIAPARDDSTISVSELPQHRFFARQPILDRNRKIFGYEFLFRSSMQNKFPYASPTESDYATRLMVDNSILYNFESLAGRGKAFLNCTREALTQGFVTLLPPQSTVLEVLEGVEPDNEVVDACRSLRSQGYQISLDDFIPRPGMERLLPYADYIKFDFRLCNAAQRAEIRQFVKGSKSLLVAEKVEDEEAFRLALEEGFDLFQGYFFCQPSVFSRKKVSSQRLRHLKLLTAVSRSPFNWHEIESIVRKDASLCYRLLRLVNAGHYMVRSEISSIQTALVTVGEDRFRKLLTLAVTSQLDNDPSSELTRLALQRARFCEMAAPYLQQDPNEQYLFGLLSLFPAFMGISMQQAITQLPLRPPVKAALLGEPNEISFALRCLHRYESGEWNILPEDTANLALNMDTLDILYQHSLCWAENSTSSAAQ; encoded by the coding sequence ATGCTACAGATCGCCCCCGCAAGAGACGATTCCACCATCAGTGTCTCCGAACTGCCACAGCACCGCTTTTTTGCGCGTCAACCGATTCTCGACCGGAACAGGAAGATCTTTGGCTACGAGTTTCTCTTTCGGTCCAGCATGCAGAACAAGTTTCCCTATGCATCTCCTACTGAGTCGGACTATGCAACACGCCTCATGGTGGATAATTCCATCCTCTATAACTTTGAGTCCCTCGCGGGTCGAGGCAAAGCCTTTCTCAATTGCACCCGGGAGGCTCTGACCCAGGGATTCGTGACCCTGCTGCCTCCCCAATCCACCGTCCTGGAGGTTCTCGAGGGTGTCGAACCCGACAACGAGGTCGTGGATGCCTGCCGCTCTTTGCGCAGCCAGGGGTATCAAATCTCGCTGGATGACTTTATCCCGCGTCCGGGCATGGAACGTCTCCTGCCCTACGCCGACTACATCAAATTTGATTTTCGGCTGTGCAATGCTGCGCAGCGCGCCGAAATCCGCCAGTTTGTGAAGGGCTCCAAATCTCTTCTCGTCGCTGAGAAAGTCGAGGACGAGGAGGCGTTTCGACTGGCTCTTGAAGAGGGCTTCGACCTCTTTCAAGGCTACTTTTTTTGTCAGCCCTCTGTTTTTTCTCGCAAAAAAGTCAGCTCGCAGCGCCTCCGGCACCTCAAGTTATTGACAGCGGTCAGCCGGTCGCCTTTTAACTGGCACGAGATCGAGTCCATCGTGCGCAAGGACGCCTCTCTCTGCTATCGCCTGCTGCGCCTGGTCAACGCTGGCCACTACATGGTGCGCAGTGAGATTTCCTCGATCCAGACAGCGCTGGTCACGGTTGGAGAAGATCGCTTCCGCAAGCTGCTCACCCTCGCCGTTACCTCCCAACTCGATAACGATCCGTCCTCGGAACTCACGCGGCTGGCCCTGCAACGGGCACGCTTTTGCGAGATGGCCGCTCCCTACCTGCAACAGGACCCGAACGAACAATATCTCTTCGGATTGCTCTCGCTGTTTCCTGCATTCATGGGGATCTCTATGCAGCAGGCGATCACTCAGCTCCCGCTGCGCCCGCCCGTCAAGGCAGCTCTGTTGGGCGAGCCCAACGAAATCAGCTTTGCGCTCCGCTGCCTGCATCGCTACGAATCCGGCGAGTGGAATATTTTGCCGGAAGACACTGCTAACCTCGCCCTCAACATGGATACATTAGACATTCTTTACCAGCACTCCCTGTGCTGGGCCGAGAACAGCACCTCCTCGGCCGCTCAATAG
- a CDS encoding dienelactone hydrolase family protein produces the protein MRRILTLLILLSAAFASAANPEPQRVSFPSGNDTAQGLLYLPTGAGPHPALVVIHEWWGLNDWVKEQAAQFAALGYVALAVDLYRGQVATDPDAAHQLSRGLPQDRGVRDLVSAVHFLEQRKDVEARRIGAIGWCMGGGYAIQLAVAEPTLRSVVVNYGSLPTDRASLARIHASILGNFGGKDMGIPPAAVDDFAAEMKQLGNPPDVKIYPEAGHAFENPNNKVGFRSQDAEDAHRRIVTFLSRTLQK, from the coding sequence GTGAGACGAATCCTGACTTTGCTGATCCTGTTATCCGCTGCGTTCGCCTCGGCTGCAAATCCCGAGCCGCAGCGCGTCTCCTTCCCCAGCGGCAACGACACAGCACAGGGCCTGCTGTATTTGCCCACGGGCGCCGGACCGCATCCCGCATTGGTCGTCATTCATGAGTGGTGGGGCCTCAATGACTGGGTCAAGGAGCAGGCAGCGCAGTTTGCCGCCCTGGGCTACGTGGCCTTGGCGGTGGATCTCTATCGCGGTCAGGTCGCCACGGATCCGGATGCCGCCCACCAGTTAAGCCGCGGCCTGCCCCAGGACCGTGGCGTACGCGACCTGGTCTCCGCCGTTCACTTTCTGGAGCAAAGAAAGGATGTGGAAGCCAGGCGTATTGGCGCAATTGGCTGGTGCATGGGAGGCGGTTACGCCATCCAGCTTGCAGTTGCCGAGCCCACATTGCGCTCCGTGGTCGTCAACTATGGATCGCTTCCGACGGATCGTGCATCGCTGGCCAGGATTCATGCCTCCATCCTGGGGAACTTCGGCGGCAAGGACATGGGTATCCCACCCGCAGCGGTGGATGACTTTGCGGCGGAGATGAAACAACTAGGCAATCCACCCGACGTAAAAATCTATCCCGAAGCCGGTCATGCGTTTGAAAATCCCAACAACAAAGTGGGATTCCGGAGTCAAGATGCGGAGGATGCGCATCGAAGGATTGTTACGTTTTTGTCACGTACACTGCAAAAATGA
- a CDS encoding helix-turn-helix transcriptional regulator, producing the protein MQIGTTIRGYRLQKGLSQGDIEKRTGLLRCYLSRVENGHTVPSLDTLAKIAGALDLPLAQFFAEDSLGREMNTQKLTDDELRFLTQIRRYSSNLNDSDRKLLLAMVKKFAATAVR; encoded by the coding sequence ATGCAGATTGGGACGACGATTCGAGGCTATCGGTTACAAAAAGGGCTATCGCAGGGAGATATTGAAAAACGCACGGGATTGCTGCGCTGTTACTTGTCCCGCGTGGAGAACGGACACACTGTTCCGTCGCTGGACACGCTCGCCAAGATTGCAGGAGCTCTCGACCTGCCATTAGCGCAGTTTTTTGCTGAAGACTCTCTTGGCCGAGAGATGAACACCCAGAAGCTTACCGACGATGAACTCCGCTTCCTCACGCAGATTCGTCGTTATTCCTCCAACCTGAATGACAGCGACCGGAAGCTGCTCCTGGCCATGGTCAAGAAGTTCGCTGCCACAGCCGTTCGTTAG
- a CDS encoding rhomboid family intramembrane serine protease, producing the protein MDSQRPNGFSRPIEVQPEILPPGYEPDARFREPMRDEPVEHTSQRGKSRWAYAPATYVLVAINCLVFLVMVLNGVSPQLPTTTQLLTWGANNGSLVMLHGEWWRLLSAAFVHVGLIHLATNMWCLWNLGLLGEPLLGPIGLTAVYVLSGISGNLLSDAVHPGIPGHPGVIGAGASGAVFGLCGVLIMLLKSPLLPVPPLEVKRLRQSVINFAILNFVIGGSTWFFHASLQIDNMAHLGGFLCGLALGVPLVPRIGAPRQQFRKRQRLAYYGMAILLMVLGFGIFSFWLSA; encoded by the coding sequence ATGGATTCGCAAAGGCCCAACGGCTTCTCGCGCCCGATCGAAGTGCAGCCCGAAATCCTGCCGCCCGGCTATGAGCCGGACGCAAGGTTTCGCGAGCCCATGCGCGACGAACCGGTAGAGCACACCAGCCAGCGGGGAAAGTCGCGCTGGGCCTATGCGCCGGCAACCTACGTCCTGGTCGCCATCAACTGCCTGGTCTTCCTCGTCATGGTGTTGAACGGCGTCTCGCCACAACTGCCAACTACAACGCAATTACTCACCTGGGGCGCAAATAACGGCTCGCTGGTGATGCTGCATGGCGAGTGGTGGCGCCTGTTGTCGGCGGCATTCGTGCACGTCGGCCTCATCCATCTGGCGACCAACATGTGGTGCCTGTGGAACCTTGGACTGCTGGGGGAACCGCTGCTAGGCCCCATCGGGTTGACCGCTGTCTATGTCCTGAGCGGCATCTCCGGGAACCTGTTGAGCGACGCAGTCCACCCAGGAATTCCGGGACATCCCGGGGTGATCGGGGCCGGCGCCTCCGGAGCCGTATTCGGCCTTTGCGGTGTGCTCATCATGCTGTTGAAGTCGCCCCTGCTGCCGGTACCGCCGCTCGAAGTGAAGCGGCTGCGGCAGAGCGTCATCAATTTTGCCATTCTGAACTTCGTTATTGGCGGCTCGACGTGGTTTTTCCATGCGTCTTTGCAGATCGACAACATGGCCCATCTTGGCGGATTCCTCTGCGGATTGGCCCTCGGTGTCCCGCTGGTTCCGAGAATTGGAGCGCCCCGGCAGCAATTTCGTAAGCGGCAGCGGCTCGCCTATTACGGCATGGCGATCCTGCTGATGGTGCTGGGATTCGGAATCTTTTCCTTCTGGCTTTCCGCCTGA
- a CDS encoding NADH-quinone oxidoreductase subunit I, whose amino-acid sequence MSIVRNIAGIAKGMSITLGEIFQPTTVENYPDGPGPLRGANIGERFRGRHVLQRDENGLEKCVACFLCAAACPSNCIYIEAAENTAEMRISSAERYAKVYNIDYNRCIFCGYCVEACPTDAITHGREFELASLNATTMVMRKEDMLVQIGGVHAPIAELSAEAQ is encoded by the coding sequence ATGTCGATCGTACGCAACATCGCCGGAATTGCGAAGGGCATGAGCATCACGCTCGGGGAGATCTTTCAACCCACCACGGTGGAGAACTATCCGGACGGCCCCGGACCGCTGCGCGGCGCCAATATCGGCGAGCGCTTCCGCGGACGGCACGTGTTGCAGCGCGATGAGAACGGGCTGGAGAAGTGTGTTGCCTGCTTCCTCTGCGCCGCCGCATGCCCCTCCAACTGCATCTACATCGAAGCGGCGGAGAATACTGCCGAGATGCGGATTTCGAGCGCCGAGCGCTACGCCAAGGTTTACAACATCGATTACAACCGGTGCATCTTCTGCGGGTATTGCGTGGAGGCCTGTCCCACCGACGCCATTACCCATGGACGCGAGTTTGAATTGGCTTCGCTGAATGCCACGACAATGGTGATGCGTAAAGAAGACATGCTGGTGCAGATCGGTGGAGTTCACGCCCCAATCGCTGAACTCTCCGCTGAAGCCCAATAG
- a CDS encoding UbiD family decarboxylase, translating into MALDDLRDWIRALEKAGELKRVREQVDPILEIAEITDRVSKMGRTPPGKHAKNAYPPGGPALLFENIKGHPGHRVLMNQFGSERRMQMALGVDSLDEVAARIQGMMQVKSPESFFDKLKMLPMLAEVGRYFPRTISADDAPCKEVIHRNDINLLDFPVLQCWPLDGGRFITLPCVITRDPRSGKRNVGMYRMQVYDGQTTGMHWQRQKVAAEHFRNHLRAAAEQSATGDAAAARVGVMAETGGGSTRAAGPAGGMPQIALGKWKDGRLEVAVAIGTDPATTFSAIVPAPPEVEEFVIAGFLRQSPVELVKCETVDLEVPARAEIILEGYVSLDELRTEGPFGDHTGFYTMEDEYPVFHITCITHRKDPIYAATIVGKPPMEDAWMGKAVERIFLPMMRLTIPEIVDINLPVEGVFHNLMIVSIRKSYAGQARKVMSGIWSLGQAMFTKCVIVVDEDCDVQNLGEVTLRVANNIDPERDIQFTLGPVDTLDHASRMPNYGSKMGIDATRKWAAEGFTRPWPPMIEMDGRTRTRVDEIWKKLGIE; encoded by the coding sequence TTGGCTCTGGATGATCTGAGAGACTGGATTCGAGCGCTGGAAAAGGCTGGCGAACTCAAGCGTGTGCGGGAGCAGGTGGACCCGATTCTGGAGATCGCTGAGATCACAGACCGCGTTTCCAAGATGGGGCGAACTCCGCCCGGCAAGCACGCCAAAAATGCCTATCCACCGGGCGGCCCGGCCCTGCTGTTCGAGAACATCAAGGGGCATCCCGGCCACCGCGTACTGATGAACCAGTTTGGCAGCGAGCGGCGCATGCAGATGGCGCTGGGCGTGGATTCCCTCGACGAGGTAGCCGCCCGTATCCAGGGGATGATGCAGGTCAAGTCGCCGGAGAGCTTCTTTGACAAGCTGAAGATGCTGCCGATGCTGGCGGAGGTGGGCAGGTACTTCCCCCGGACAATCTCCGCGGATGACGCCCCGTGTAAGGAAGTCATTCACCGGAACGACATCAATCTGCTGGATTTTCCAGTGCTCCAATGCTGGCCTTTGGATGGAGGCAGATTCATCACCCTGCCCTGCGTGATTACGCGCGATCCCAGGTCGGGCAAGCGCAACGTCGGCATGTATCGCATGCAGGTGTATGACGGGCAGACTACGGGCATGCACTGGCAGCGGCAGAAGGTAGCCGCCGAGCACTTCCGGAACCATCTGCGCGCAGCCGCCGAGCAGAGCGCGACGGGCGATGCTGCGGCAGCCCGGGTTGGCGTAATGGCCGAGACCGGCGGCGGATCCACCCGCGCAGCAGGGCCGGCAGGCGGGATGCCCCAGATAGCGCTGGGGAAATGGAAGGATGGGCGGCTGGAGGTGGCGGTCGCGATCGGTACCGATCCGGCGACTACCTTTTCCGCCATTGTTCCCGCCCCTCCCGAGGTGGAGGAGTTTGTCATCGCCGGCTTCCTGCGACAATCTCCGGTCGAACTGGTGAAGTGCGAGACGGTCGACCTGGAGGTACCGGCGCGCGCCGAGATTATTCTTGAGGGCTATGTAAGCCTCGACGAGCTGCGGACAGAGGGTCCGTTTGGGGATCACACCGGCTTCTACACCATGGAGGACGAGTATCCTGTCTTCCACATCACCTGCATCACGCACCGCAAGGATCCAATCTATGCCGCCACTATCGTCGGCAAGCCTCCCATGGAAGATGCATGGATGGGCAAGGCCGTCGAGCGTATCTTTTTACCGATGATGCGGCTGACGATTCCTGAGATCGTGGATATTAATCTTCCCGTCGAAGGCGTCTTTCATAATCTGATGATCGTGTCGATTCGCAAGAGTTATGCGGGGCAGGCGCGCAAGGTGATGAGCGGCATCTGGTCTCTGGGGCAGGCCATGTTTACCAAGTGCGTGATTGTGGTGGACGAGGATTGCGACGTCCAGAACCTGGGCGAGGTTACGCTGCGGGTAGCGAACAATATCGACCCGGAGCGGGATATTCAGTTCACGCTGGGGCCGGTGGACACTCTGGACCACGCATCGCGCATGCCGAACTACGGCAGCAAGATGGGGATCGATGCCACCCGCAAGTGGGCGGCAGAGGGCTTTACCCGGCCCTGGCCACCGATGATCGAGATGGATGGCCGGACGCGCACGCGGGTCGACGAAATTTGGAAGAAGCTGGGGATTGAGTAG
- a CDS encoding VTT domain-containing protein, whose translation MPAGLDFVIQYGYLILFVWVLVEMLGMPIPSTPLLLAAGTLTATHRLSLVLVVLAVTAGCLVADTTWYLLGKRYGGAMVRLVCRLSLEASTCVRRTEDYFGKHGLKSLLVAKFIPGLTTLAAPIAGQSKMPYRSFLLFDFMGSLIWTLALTLSGRFFGDVVKHNPAAMSWVRNSFAAMVLLAVLALVLYRIMRQQAFLRELRNSRLEPEELKRLIDEGEPVYIVDLRHPLDYLPDPRVLPGAVRYTSASLLENSGDIPRDRDIVLYCTCPSEATAAKTAMSIRKLGIQRVRPLRGGFDGWKNLGFPLVDAAEETAGSKEVAS comes from the coding sequence ATGCCGGCAGGGCTCGATTTCGTTATTCAATACGGGTACCTGATCCTGTTTGTCTGGGTGCTGGTGGAGATGCTCGGGATGCCTATTCCGAGCACGCCGCTGCTGCTGGCCGCGGGTACTTTGACCGCGACGCATCGCCTGAGCCTTGTCCTGGTAGTGCTGGCTGTGACCGCAGGATGCCTGGTCGCGGATACGACCTGGTACCTTCTCGGCAAGCGTTATGGCGGTGCAATGGTGCGGTTGGTTTGCCGCTTGTCGCTGGAGGCATCCACGTGTGTACGGCGCACCGAAGATTACTTTGGCAAGCACGGCCTGAAGTCGCTGCTGGTGGCGAAGTTTATTCCCGGGCTGACGACCCTGGCAGCCCCGATTGCCGGGCAATCGAAGATGCCCTATCGGTCCTTTTTGTTATTTGACTTTATGGGATCACTGATCTGGACTCTAGCACTGACGCTCTCCGGAAGATTTTTCGGAGATGTGGTGAAGCACAACCCGGCAGCGATGTCGTGGGTGAGAAATTCCTTTGCCGCCATGGTTTTGCTGGCTGTTCTTGCCCTGGTCCTCTACAGGATCATGCGGCAACAGGCATTCCTGCGGGAGCTACGCAACTCGCGGCTTGAGCCGGAAGAGCTGAAGCGCCTGATCGACGAAGGGGAACCGGTCTACATCGTGGATCTGCGCCATCCGCTGGACTATCTTCCCGATCCCCGCGTCCTTCCGGGAGCGGTTCGCTACACCTCGGCAAGCCTGCTGGAGAACAGCGGAGACATCCCCCGGGACCGCGACATTGTGCTCTACTGCACCTGCCCCAGCGAGGCGACCGCGGCCAAGACGGCGATGAGCATCCGTAAGCTGGGAATCCAGAGGGTGCGTCCGCTGCGTGGCGGCTTCGACGGGTGGAAGAATCTTGGGTTCCCGCTCGTGGACGCGGCTGAAGAAACGGCAGGATCGAAAGAAGTAGCTTCCTAG